In the genome of Caldalkalibacillus salinus, one region contains:
- the der gene encoding ribosome biogenesis GTPase Der, which produces MSKPVVAIVGRPNVGKSTIFNRLVGERISIVEDVPGVTRDRIYSSAEWLKYEFNLIDTGGIEIGNGEDQILEQMREQAELAIEEADVIIFMVDVKTGVTSTDQEVTKILYRSNKPVVLAVNKVDNINKMDEIYEFYALGFGEPLPISGAHGTGLGDLLDEVVKHFPQDEEVEEDDDKIRVAFIGRPNVGKSSLVNALLGQERVIVSPVAGTTRDAIDTPITKDDQEYVLVDTAGMRKRGKVYEKTEKYSVLRALKAIERSDVALLVINGEEGIIEQDKKIAGYAHEAGRGVIIIVNKWDAVEKDDRTHQEFKKDIRDHFKFLDYAPILFVSASTRQRIHQILPKVKDVAEQHALRVQTHVLNDIILDAVTMNPPPSDKGKRLKVNYGTQVSVKPPTFVLFVNDPEIMHFSYLRYMENKIREAFPFEGTPIRIFTRKKSDNRH; this is translated from the coding sequence ATGTCAAAACCGGTAGTCGCTATTGTCGGACGACCCAATGTAGGGAAGTCTACAATATTTAACCGATTAGTCGGGGAAAGAATATCCATAGTAGAGGATGTCCCCGGCGTTACGAGAGATCGTATTTATAGCTCTGCAGAATGGCTTAAATATGAGTTCAACCTGATTGATACAGGTGGTATAGAGATAGGCAATGGAGAGGATCAAATTCTAGAGCAAATGAGGGAGCAGGCTGAACTTGCTATTGAAGAAGCTGACGTTATCATCTTTATGGTTGATGTCAAAACAGGGGTGACGTCGACAGATCAAGAAGTCACCAAGATTTTATACAGGTCTAACAAACCAGTCGTCCTAGCCGTCAATAAGGTCGATAACATTAACAAAATGGATGAAATTTATGAATTCTATGCCCTTGGTTTTGGCGAGCCTTTGCCCATATCAGGGGCTCATGGGACAGGACTTGGTGATTTGTTAGACGAGGTGGTTAAACACTTTCCGCAGGATGAAGAGGTGGAAGAGGACGATGATAAGATTCGTGTCGCTTTTATCGGGCGTCCTAATGTCGGAAAGTCTTCTTTGGTGAACGCCTTGCTTGGACAAGAACGCGTCATTGTCAGTCCTGTTGCGGGTACGACAAGGGACGCCATTGATACGCCTATTACTAAGGACGATCAAGAGTATGTCCTCGTAGACACAGCAGGAATGAGAAAGCGTGGTAAGGTATACGAAAAAACAGAAAAATACAGTGTATTGCGTGCCTTAAAAGCGATTGAAAGATCTGACGTGGCTCTACTTGTGATTAATGGTGAAGAAGGGATCATTGAACAAGACAAGAAGATTGCAGGATATGCCCACGAAGCTGGACGAGGGGTCATTATCATCGTTAATAAGTGGGATGCAGTAGAGAAAGATGACCGTACTCATCAGGAATTCAAAAAGGATATCCGTGACCATTTTAAATTCTTAGACTATGCACCTATCTTGTTTGTATCAGCCTCAACAAGGCAACGTATACATCAAATCTTGCCTAAGGTTAAAGATGTGGCCGAACAACATGCCCTGCGTGTTCAAACTCACGTGTTGAATGACATCATTTTAGACGCTGTGACGATGAATCCGCCACCTTCGGATAAGGGGAAACGTTTAAAAGTAAACTATGGAACTCAAGTATCGGTCAAACCACCCACGTTTGTCCTTTTTGTCAATGATCCTGAGATTATGCACTTCTCATATTTACGGTATATGGAAAATAAAATTAGAGAAGCATTTCCTTTTGAGGGAACACCCATCAGAATTTTTACGCGTAAAAAATCGGATAATCGTCATTAG
- a CDS encoding DUF3189 family protein: MNLIYYCYGSAHSSIVAAAIHLGHLPDDRVASVEDILSLPDFDISRNDSLGHLFFKGVDHDGHNVYTIGLGPERQLVQRSIASMIDHLSDEPDQFLFAQALPHINRMARIGGALSRRYGCVKIGRYVAAKGVHLDYKSLLSFVKDTKKKLKNKISR, encoded by the coding sequence GTGAACCTCATCTATTACTGCTACGGAAGTGCACACTCTTCTATTGTTGCGGCTGCGATTCACCTTGGTCATCTTCCGGATGATCGCGTCGCGAGTGTTGAGGATATACTTTCACTCCCAGACTTTGATATTTCCCGTAACGACTCCCTCGGCCATCTGTTTTTTAAAGGAGTCGATCATGATGGGCATAACGTATATACGATTGGCTTAGGCCCAGAAAGACAATTGGTTCAACGTTCTATTGCTTCCATGATCGACCATTTATCGGATGAACCGGATCAGTTCTTGTTTGCCCAAGCACTGCCCCATATCAACCGCATGGCCAGGATAGGGGGGGCATTATCAAGAAGGTACGGCTGTGTCAAAATAGGAAGATATGTCGCAGCCAAGGGCGTTCATCTTGATTACAAAAGCCTTTTATCTTTTGTAAAAGATACAAAAAAGAAGTTAAAAAATAAAATAAGTCGTTGA
- a CDS encoding capping complex subunit for YIEGIA, with the protein METLSVKSILAVVTSSPQKVSGGGAPIFVVKDKEEIQQRIFLLENILNGMAHELDEETYILVRH; encoded by the coding sequence ATGGAAACGTTAAGTGTCAAAAGTATCCTGGCCGTTGTAACGAGCTCGCCACAAAAGGTGAGTGGGGGAGGTGCTCCCATATTTGTCGTTAAGGATAAAGAGGAAATTCAGCAAAGAATCTTCTTGTTAGAGAACATTCTTAACGGGATGGCTCATGAACTGGACGAAGAAACGTATATCCTAGTCAGACACTAA
- a CDS encoding YIEGIA family protein, which yields MEDYALATTLGVALGFLGRVVMLKTDYRQYPTYPHGSIIHLALGFIAAALGSIAVPALYEKEFTAITFLSLAAQQFREVRNMERNTLSELDSMEMVSRGTAYIEGIAMAFEGRNYLVILTAFLTSLSVMLINWWVGIVVGLLSIILAYIYHQGSSLKKIADIHLGQVRFEGPNLFVDDIHIMNVGVKESQKLILERGLGFVINPKSMDSIVTLSNLGQRQAILHDLSVGLGVYRDAGNPSLTPLTRRDINDGRVAVFFLPQIKSEAQAKNVISKVPILENAVRIPSESDALHEERKG from the coding sequence ATGGAAGACTACGCACTGGCAACGACACTTGGTGTCGCACTCGGCTTTCTAGGTAGAGTGGTCATGCTCAAAACAGATTATCGTCAGTATCCTACTTACCCTCATGGTAGCATCATTCATCTCGCACTCGGTTTTATTGCAGCTGCCTTGGGGAGTATCGCGGTCCCTGCTTTATATGAAAAAGAATTCACAGCCATTACGTTTCTCTCTCTAGCGGCGCAACAGTTTAGAGAGGTACGTAATATGGAAAGGAATACGTTATCAGAATTAGATTCAATGGAAATGGTCTCTAGGGGAACCGCGTACATTGAAGGGATCGCGATGGCTTTTGAAGGGCGTAATTACCTCGTGATACTGACCGCCTTTTTGACGAGTCTTTCAGTCATGCTCATCAATTGGTGGGTGGGTATCGTTGTAGGGCTTTTATCCATCATCTTGGCCTATATTTATCACCAAGGGAGTAGCCTCAAAAAAATAGCAGATATTCATCTTGGTCAAGTTCGCTTTGAGGGCCCAAACCTTTTTGTGGACGATATACACATCATGAATGTAGGGGTAAAAGAAAGTCAGAAATTGATACTTGAACGTGGCTTAGGGTTTGTTATTAATCCAAAATCTATGGACAGCATTGTCACATTATCAAACTTGGGCCAACGCCAAGCGATTCTTCATGATCTGTCTGTCGGTTTAGGTGTGTATAGAGATGCCGGTAACCCTTCACTCACACCGCTGACTAGACGAGACATCAACGATGGTCGCGTTGCCGTGTTTTTCTTGCCTCAGATTAAAAGTGAAGCACAGGCCAAAAATGTGATCTCAAAAGTCCCTATTCTTGAAAACGCGGTACGCATACCGTCTGAATCAGATGCACTGCACGAAGAAAGAAAGGGGTAA
- the rpsA gene encoding 30S ribosomal protein S1: MAEEMQNELEAKTYNIGDVVEGKVAKVEDKRALIDFGSKIDGILPIGEISNVHIEKVSDALSEGDEVTVKIIKEDDEDVILSKRGVDNERALDDLEKKLESGDVFEVEVADVVKGGLVADVGMRAFIPASLVERHYVEDFSDYKGRTLRVKVVELDREKNKVILSQKAVLEAEADQEKQQRLESLEVGQVLEGTVQRLTSFGAFVDIGGVDGLVHISELSWTRVEEPSEVVKEGDQVKVKVLKVDTDAEKVSLSLKATEESPFEKAAKEIKVNDVVKGTVRRLVSFGAFVEIQPGVEGLVHISEIANRHIGTPGEVLEEGQEVEAKVLDVKPEEQRISLSIRQLLEDEENANVEEYKQDDQGMGITLGDMIGDQLKKLKK, encoded by the coding sequence ATGGCTGAGGAAATGCAAAATGAACTAGAAGCTAAAACATACAATATAGGGGATGTGGTAGAAGGTAAGGTGGCCAAGGTTGAGGATAAAAGAGCGCTTATCGACTTTGGTTCTAAAATAGATGGGATTTTACCTATTGGAGAGATTTCCAATGTGCACATTGAGAAAGTCTCTGATGCCCTATCTGAAGGAGATGAAGTGACAGTTAAAATCATTAAAGAAGATGATGAGGATGTCATTTTATCTAAGCGTGGGGTTGACAATGAGCGTGCACTAGATGACCTAGAGAAAAAATTAGAATCTGGAGACGTTTTTGAAGTTGAAGTTGCTGATGTTGTAAAAGGTGGCCTTGTAGCGGACGTGGGCATGCGTGCGTTTATTCCAGCTTCTCTCGTAGAGCGCCATTACGTAGAAGATTTCAGTGATTACAAAGGCAGAACGTTACGTGTGAAAGTGGTTGAGCTAGACCGCGAAAAGAACAAAGTGATCTTATCTCAAAAAGCTGTACTAGAGGCTGAAGCGGACCAAGAAAAGCAGCAACGTCTAGAAAGTCTTGAAGTGGGCCAAGTGCTTGAAGGCACAGTGCAACGTCTGACATCATTTGGCGCTTTTGTCGATATTGGTGGGGTTGATGGTCTTGTCCATATCTCAGAGCTTTCATGGACTCGTGTTGAAGAGCCTTCAGAGGTTGTGAAAGAAGGGGACCAAGTCAAGGTCAAAGTATTAAAAGTAGATACAGACGCTGAGAAAGTGAGCCTAAGTCTAAAAGCAACTGAAGAAAGCCCGTTTGAGAAAGCAGCAAAAGAGATCAAAGTGAACGACGTCGTTAAAGGAACGGTTCGTAGACTTGTTTCTTTTGGTGCTTTCGTTGAGATTCAACCAGGAGTTGAGGGGCTTGTTCATATCTCTGAAATTGCCAATCGTCACATTGGTACTCCTGGAGAAGTCCTAGAAGAAGGGCAAGAAGTAGAAGCTAAAGTCCTTGATGTGAAACCTGAAGAACAAAGAATCAGTTTAAGTATCCGCCAGTTGCTAGAAGATGAAGAAAACGCAAACGTTGAAGAGTACAAACAGGATGACCAAGGCATGGGCATCACACTCGGTGACATGATTGGGGATCAACTGAAAAAACTTAAAAAATAA
- a CDS encoding lysophospholipid acyltransferase family protein, producing MLYHIFRGLFRVFFRLFYRYEVVGNEHIPSTGPVMLCCNHISNLDPPILGCGTDRKVSFMAKQELFKIPVVSFLIRSFGAFPVKRGVTDKQALKKSLSILKEGGTLGIFPEGTRSKTGRLGKAFSGVGLFALKENADVIPTAVIGPYKLFKGVKIVYGQPIDLEDLRQDKVNSEKVQEATDRIMTGIQQLLDEHKNQL from the coding sequence ATGTTATATCACATTTTCAGAGGATTGTTCAGAGTTTTTTTTCGCCTGTTCTATCGCTATGAAGTTGTAGGGAACGAACATATCCCTAGTACGGGCCCTGTGATGTTATGTTGCAATCATATCAGTAATCTCGATCCGCCCATCCTCGGTTGTGGAACAGATAGAAAAGTATCCTTTATGGCGAAGCAAGAACTTTTTAAGATTCCGGTTGTGTCTTTTTTAATCCGGTCCTTTGGTGCCTTTCCGGTGAAAAGAGGCGTCACCGATAAACAAGCCCTTAAAAAAAGTTTATCCATATTAAAAGAGGGTGGCACATTAGGGATATTTCCTGAAGGCACGCGATCCAAAACAGGGCGATTAGGCAAAGCTTTTTCTGGCGTGGGATTATTCGCCTTAAAAGAAAATGCCGACGTGATTCCTACTGCCGTGATCGGTCCGTACAAACTGTTTAAAGGGGTTAAAATTGTGTATGGTCAACCGATTGATCTAGAAGACCTGAGACAAGATAAGGTGAACTCTGAGAAAGTACAGGAAGCAACTGATCGGATAATGACAGGCATACAGCAATTACTCGATGAACATAAAAATCAATTATAA
- the cmk gene encoding (d)CMP kinase has protein sequence MKKINVAIDGPAGAGKSTVAKKVADRFSYIYIDTGAMYRSLTLEALKRNVDVHQEADLVTLLDKTNLELTAGQDGQKVYVNGTDVTQDIRDREVTNQVSYVAQHGKVRQAMLDLQRDMAENKGVVMDGRDIGTHVLPHAEVKVYLSASIEERAKRRYIENQQNGEHLDLEKLKEEIRVRDEKDSNREVAPLTKADDATEIDTTGLSIDEVAQRISELITQYQKV, from the coding sequence ATGAAGAAGATTAATGTAGCGATTGATGGACCAGCGGGGGCAGGTAAAAGTACAGTGGCTAAAAAGGTTGCTGACCGTTTCTCGTATATTTACATAGACACAGGTGCGATGTACCGCTCCCTGACCCTAGAGGCGCTGAAACGAAACGTAGATGTTCATCAGGAAGCAGACCTAGTGACCTTACTAGATAAGACGAATTTAGAGTTAACTGCAGGGCAAGATGGGCAAAAGGTCTATGTCAACGGTACAGATGTCACACAGGATATCCGCGACAGGGAAGTGACGAATCAAGTGTCTTATGTGGCCCAACATGGTAAAGTGAGACAGGCCATGTTGGATTTACAAAGAGACATGGCCGAAAACAAAGGTGTTGTCATGGACGGGCGTGACATTGGTACGCATGTTCTGCCTCATGCGGAGGTGAAGGTTTATCTCTCTGCCTCAATAGAGGAGAGGGCTAAACGAAGGTACATAGAAAACCAGCAAAATGGTGAACATCTTGATCTCGAAAAACTAAAAGAAGAAATAAGAGTACGGGATGAGAAGGACAGTAATCGAGAAGTCGCCCCTTTAACTAAGGCAGATGATGCGACTGAAATTGATACAACAGGTCTTTCAATTGACGAAGTGGCTCAGCGTATATCAGAGTTAATTACACAGTATCAAAAAGTGTGA
- a CDS encoding DUF5359 family protein has translation MEDAQSSTSPRQMVLLLMTRLESYLLKTLLFCVMVLIIVQGFILPNESPQHHVNKALQYEGVWHQNQTKAEIVLKEHN, from the coding sequence ATGGAAGATGCACAGTCTAGCACGTCACCAAGACAAATGGTCCTGCTTTTAATGACACGTTTGGAAAGTTATCTCCTCAAAACATTGTTGTTTTGTGTGATGGTTCTTATCATCGTTCAAGGTTTTATACTCCCAAACGAATCACCACAACATCATGTCAATAAAGCGCTTCAATATGAAGGAGTATGGCATCAGAATCAAACTAAAGCAGAGATCGTATTGAAAGAACACAACTAA
- a CDS encoding PilZ domain-containing protein, whose translation MKIPFKIGEHLTLQQGKDKMSQLDEPFKSRLVDIQEDHICIECPITREGKVTYFPVGEKMSATYDVYDGARYTFPCDVLSHKRDPNNVMVTLLSYPKKDDIVRIQRRKNFRVPCHLVVRIQPHETTQIAPFETHTIDLSAGGLAYDANHPLPEATILNWSLTLPMPEGQVLQPSGTARVVRVEPSPKDPSLLRHSIEFQNLMPADEEAIVQYCFNRQRKIRHTTL comes from the coding sequence GTGAAAATACCGTTTAAAATTGGAGAGCATTTGACTTTACAACAGGGTAAAGACAAAATGAGTCAGTTAGACGAGCCATTTAAATCGAGGTTAGTAGACATCCAAGAGGACCATATTTGTATTGAGTGTCCCATCACTCGAGAAGGGAAGGTCACTTACTTTCCTGTCGGAGAAAAAATGAGTGCCACTTATGATGTTTACGATGGCGCCCGCTATACTTTTCCTTGTGATGTACTCAGTCATAAACGTGACCCTAACAATGTGATGGTGACACTTTTATCCTACCCGAAGAAAGACGACATCGTACGTATCCAAAGGAGAAAGAATTTTAGAGTTCCTTGTCATTTAGTCGTTAGAATTCAACCTCATGAAACGACCCAAATCGCCCCATTTGAAACTCATACCATTGACCTCAGTGCTGGTGGACTCGCCTACGATGCAAACCATCCATTGCCTGAAGCAACAATATTAAATTGGTCCCTCACGCTTCCGATGCCAGAGGGACAAGTATTACAACCTAGCGGGACTGCCCGTGTCGTACGTGTAGAACCATCCCCAAAAGACCCTTCATTATTACGTCACTCCATAGAATTTCAAAATCTCATGCCCGCAGATGAAGAAGCAATCGTCCAGTATTGTTTCAACCGTCAACGAAAAATCAGACACACAACTTTATAA
- the ypeB gene encoding germination protein YpeB produces the protein MGRIIHVAISAILVVAVAAVGFWGYQEHQDKNSVLIQAENNYQRAFHELNNNIGNLEDELGKSIAMNSRKLMAPCMTNIWRLSYVAQSNIGQLPLNLMAFSKTKEFLADIADYTYDIGMRDLEQEPLSDKEWQRLKTLHSQSKEIKSELRKVQSQVLDEGLRWMDVEVALASEDADMDKGIVQGFEGLEEQVQGYIESENDATDSKSVNDMTDRGKISGEDISAKEAQQRVRDFLGIKKAEMEVEEHDDEDGVSIYSVHIKDGKNTISVDVSKKGGHVVWFLNSRNVKEAKIGLHEAQNKALSFLEKRDLSSLEVIETNQYDNVGVFEFVRQKEDVRIYPENITVKVALDNGHVIGYHAEDYLVNHQKDLEVPETKVTLDEAKQNVNGNLQVMEDHLAMIEVKEEEYALCYELLGTIENETYRVFVNAETGEEERVEKMKQAQPL, from the coding sequence ATGGGTCGAATAATACATGTTGCTATATCAGCCATCCTTGTTGTAGCTGTAGCAGCTGTTGGTTTTTGGGGCTACCAAGAACATCAAGACAAAAACTCAGTCTTAATTCAAGCAGAGAACAATTACCAAAGAGCCTTTCATGAGCTAAACAATAACATCGGTAACTTGGAGGATGAACTAGGGAAGTCAATTGCGATGAATAGTCGCAAACTCATGGCGCCATGTATGACAAATATATGGCGGTTGTCCTACGTTGCTCAAAGCAACATTGGTCAATTACCACTCAATCTCATGGCCTTCTCAAAAACGAAAGAGTTCTTGGCAGACATCGCTGATTACACTTATGACATTGGGATGCGTGACCTAGAACAAGAACCATTAAGTGATAAAGAATGGCAACGTCTGAAGACCTTACACAGCCAATCCAAGGAGATCAAATCGGAGCTTCGAAAAGTTCAATCTCAAGTGTTAGATGAAGGCTTACGTTGGATGGATGTTGAGGTAGCATTAGCGTCAGAAGATGCCGATATGGACAAGGGTATTGTCCAAGGCTTTGAAGGATTAGAAGAACAGGTTCAAGGCTACATTGAATCAGAAAATGACGCCACAGATAGCAAGTCGGTAAACGATATGACAGATCGAGGCAAAATTTCCGGAGAGGATATTTCTGCCAAAGAAGCGCAACAGCGAGTACGCGATTTTCTTGGCATCAAAAAGGCTGAGATGGAAGTCGAAGAACATGATGATGAAGATGGTGTGAGTATCTATAGTGTCCATATTAAAGATGGAAAGAATACCATCTCCGTCGATGTGTCCAAAAAAGGTGGCCATGTCGTATGGTTCCTTAACAGCAGAAATGTCAAAGAGGCTAAAATCGGGCTTCACGAAGCCCAAAATAAAGCGTTATCGTTTTTAGAAAAACGAGACCTGTCCTCACTCGAGGTCATAGAAACCAATCAATATGACAATGTCGGCGTCTTTGAATTTGTCCGGCAAAAAGAGGATGTCCGTATCTATCCTGAAAATATAACCGTGAAGGTCGCGCTCGATAACGGCCATGTGATCGGATATCATGCTGAAGATTACCTTGTCAATCATCAAAAAGATCTAGAAGTTCCGGAGACGAAAGTGACACTTGATGAAGCGAAACAAAATGTAAACGGAAACCTTCAGGTCATGGAAGATCACCTTGCGATGATTGAGGTGAAGGAAGAAGAATACGCCCTTTGTTATGAGCTTCTAGGTACGATTGAAAATGAAACTTATCGTGTCTTCGTTAATGCCGAAACGGGCGAAGAAGAAAGAGTAGAGAAGATGAAGCAAGCACAACCCCTTTAA
- the sleB gene encoding spore cortex-lytic enzyme, giving the protein MRVSLGKAMLRCAIFVCILGLILSILPAPSHAFSPQVIQRGAVGDDVIELQARLQYIGYYKGKIDGVFGWGTYWSVRNFQNDFGIEVDGYVGDELKQKLEKVTRYDRAYVFGELEKGKTPETYGDQKGPQGEVPPPGQRDPGTKPGGQAGQPGGGGHAAPGGDQGAQPNGGDQAGEQAETPVGEYEEGVNIPDGFTDNDLRLIANAVYGEARGEPYEGQVAVAAVILNRVNDERFPNTISGVIFEPRAFTAVSDGQIWLDPNDTAERAVQDAINGWDPTNGLVYYFNPATATSQWMFEREQVKRIGKHVFVKGMGD; this is encoded by the coding sequence ATGAGAGTCAGTCTAGGAAAAGCAATGTTACGTTGTGCGATATTCGTGTGTATATTAGGTTTGATCTTGTCTATTCTCCCTGCCCCTTCTCATGCATTTAGTCCTCAAGTCATTCAAAGAGGGGCTGTAGGAGATGACGTGATCGAGCTACAAGCAAGGCTACAATATATAGGGTATTACAAAGGAAAAATAGACGGCGTATTCGGTTGGGGTACTTATTGGTCTGTCCGGAACTTTCAGAATGATTTTGGTATTGAAGTAGACGGGTATGTCGGTGATGAATTGAAGCAAAAGCTAGAGAAAGTCACGCGTTATGATCGTGCCTATGTTTTTGGTGAGCTAGAAAAAGGAAAAACACCTGAAACATACGGAGATCAAAAAGGACCTCAGGGCGAGGTGCCACCACCGGGGCAACGGGATCCTGGGACGAAGCCTGGGGGGCAAGCCGGTCAACCAGGTGGTGGAGGACATGCAGCACCCGGTGGTGATCAAGGTGCTCAACCTAATGGTGGGGATCAAGCTGGTGAACAGGCCGAGACACCCGTAGGTGAATATGAAGAAGGTGTCAATATACCGGATGGTTTTACAGATAATGACCTAAGGCTAATAGCGAACGCTGTATACGGTGAAGCGCGCGGAGAACCTTATGAAGGTCAGGTTGCGGTTGCGGCTGTCATTTTGAATCGTGTGAACGACGAGCGGTTTCCTAACACGATCTCGGGTGTTATTTTTGAGCCGAGAGCCTTTACAGCCGTATCAGACGGGCAAATTTGGCTTGACCCAAATGACACTGCAGAGAGAGCGGTACAGGATGCTATCAATGGTTGGGATCCTACTAATGGATTAGTGTATTACTTTAATCCTGCCACGGCGACATCCCAATGGATGTTTGAACGTGAACAGGTCAAACGTATTGGTAAACATGTCTTTGTAAAAGGAATGGGGGATTAA
- the prsW gene encoding glutamic-type intramembrane protease PrsW, giving the protein MMSLIMAAVAPGLALLCFFYLNEKFDTEPVAIVGRLFVLGVLLVFPVMVIQLTIQEALQLPPFLEAFMNTALLEEFFKWFILMFFVFHHVVFNQHYDGIVYSVAVSMGFATMENILYLWVHGVDHAMLRALLPVSSHALFGVVMGYYIGKAKFNVPSTVMRKYFFYSIILPVVLHGVYNYILILGQNWWQWVIAPFMIGLWWFSLRKVKIANNTVVSIGSSPSKNHDIGAY; this is encoded by the coding sequence ATGATGAGTCTCATCATGGCGGCAGTGGCTCCGGGTTTAGCATTGTTATGTTTCTTTTACTTAAATGAAAAATTTGACACAGAGCCAGTGGCCATTGTTGGACGTTTATTTGTGCTAGGTGTCTTGCTCGTGTTTCCTGTTATGGTCATTCAACTGACAATTCAAGAAGCCCTGCAGCTACCTCCTTTTCTTGAAGCTTTCATGAATACGGCATTATTAGAAGAGTTTTTTAAATGGTTTATCCTTATGTTTTTCGTTTTTCATCACGTCGTCTTTAATCAGCACTACGATGGGATTGTCTACAGTGTAGCTGTCAGTATGGGATTTGCCACGATGGAAAACATCCTCTATTTATGGGTGCATGGGGTGGACCATGCTATGCTACGAGCATTGTTACCTGTATCAAGCCATGCATTATTCGGGGTTGTGATGGGTTACTACATAGGCAAAGCAAAATTCAATGTTCCTTCCACAGTGATGAGAAAGTATTTTTTTTATTCCATCATTTTACCTGTTGTCCTGCATGGCGTTTACAATTACATTCTCATCTTAGGACAAAACTGGTGGCAATGGGTCATAGCTCCGTTTATGATCGGGTTATGGTGGTTTAGCCTGCGCAAAGTGAAGATCGCCAATAATACCGTCGTTTCCATCGGTTCATCTCCTTCTAAAAATCATGATATTGGGGCATACTGA
- a CDS encoding asparaginase has protein sequence MKKNIVIIHTGGTIAMSEDQTGAVRPNEANPLDTTLSILQPYAHITVDDYTNIPSPHMTPQIMFKLAKRVEQYVNDSQVDGIVLTHGTDTLEETAYMLDLLIFSEKPIVVTGAMRSSNELGADGPINLLQSVRVAASKEALNKGVLVVFNDEIHTAKNVTKTHTSNVSTFQSPQYGPIGVTTKQGINFHHAPINRDHYDIHHLRKKVVLLKAFAGMEQEWLEALLNQKPDGIVIEAFGQGNLPPSLLPAIKQACNMNIPIVLVSRCFNGIVQSTYGYDGGGKQLKDLGVIFSNGLNGPKARLKLMVSLEITQDINLLQQYFNR, from the coding sequence ATGAAAAAGAACATTGTGATTATCCATACAGGTGGGACCATCGCCATGTCTGAGGACCAGACAGGAGCGGTACGGCCTAATGAGGCAAATCCACTAGACACAACATTATCTATACTCCAACCCTATGCCCACATCACAGTCGATGACTATACCAATATCCCTTCTCCGCACATGACGCCTCAGATTATGTTTAAGCTTGCCAAACGCGTAGAGCAATATGTTAACGATAGTCAGGTTGATGGTATTGTACTCACACATGGAACGGATACATTAGAAGAAACCGCTTATATGCTCGACCTATTAATCTTCTCGGAGAAACCGATTGTGGTTACGGGGGCGATGCGTAGTAGCAATGAGTTAGGTGCAGACGGCCCCATTAATTTACTTCAATCGGTTCGTGTAGCAGCCTCTAAAGAAGCTTTAAACAAAGGCGTATTGGTCGTCTTTAATGATGAAATTCACACTGCTAAAAATGTAACAAAAACGCATACGAGCAACGTCAGTACCTTCCAGTCACCACAATATGGTCCTATTGGCGTCACAACAAAGCAAGGCATCAACTTTCATCATGCTCCGATTAATAGAGACCATTATGATATACATCACTTACGTAAAAAAGTTGTTTTATTGAAAGCTTTTGCTGGCATGGAACAAGAGTGGCTAGAAGCACTTTTAAATCAGAAACCAGATGGCATCGTTATTGAAGCTTTTGGTCAGGGGAATTTACCCCCATCCCTACTTCCGGCGATCAAACAAGCTTGTAACATGAATATCCCTATTGTCCTTGTTTCTAGATGTTTTAACGGCATTGTTCAAAGTACCTATGGCTACGACGGTGGTGGTAAACAACTCAAGGATTTAGGCGTTATATTTTCAAACGGTTTAAATGGACCGAAAGCACGATTGAAGCTCATGGTATCACTAGAAATCACTCAAGACATTAACCTATTACAACAGTACTTTAACCGCTAA